In one Thiohalorhabdus denitrificans genomic region, the following are encoded:
- a CDS encoding nitric oxide reductase activation protein NorD yields MDPEEEVGKVWDRLISGAARTAYPEAAVTLDGLRPRLGLLFRALGGDPGLSIEAAGAEPHGARRSLLQRIAGSHRRVERAWADAEALRLPERIDLFPDAERNRDLYLWVAALAALDRTAEGPSGWERGPWLTARALARLPGMRARYARLAEAYLPLRPDPKRLPADEAAAERAVREALIDPRQPLALPAARRPPYPVALWLHPHPPRWDEPRAPAGDDGEPADPEGEGETRALEDRRRRRGQQVAMPERNSGLLLFPFDSILSWSEYLNVDRPTEEDEDLDNAASAADDLDLLSLARDNRRSASRLRFDLDLPSAANDDTPLGSGILLPEWDYRRGTHRPDHCRLQPMVALEAEPTPLPHHLHRTARRLRAQFQQLNPVRTWRKAQPDGTEIDLDAYERFAAERAAGQASGEPALYQDLRGGDRRLACLLLADLSLSTDTWVNSEARVIDVIRDSLFLFAESLAATGDAFALYGFSSRKREHVRFHVLKEFGERYGEGVRGRLAAIKPGFYTRMGTALRQATHLLGKRSAEQRLLLLLTDGKPNDMDQYEARYGVEDTRMAVREAREAGLQPFCVTIDRDAEDYLPHLFGSQGFVVIRTPEELPRRLPQLYAQLTQ; encoded by the coding sequence ATGGATCCCGAAGAGGAAGTCGGCAAGGTCTGGGACCGCCTGATCAGCGGCGCCGCACGGACCGCCTACCCGGAGGCGGCGGTCACCCTGGACGGGCTCCGCCCCCGCCTCGGCCTGCTCTTCCGCGCCCTGGGCGGGGACCCCGGCCTGTCCATCGAGGCCGCCGGGGCCGAGCCCCATGGCGCCCGGCGCAGTCTCCTGCAGCGGATCGCGGGCAGCCACCGCCGGGTGGAGCGCGCCTGGGCGGACGCCGAGGCGCTGCGCCTGCCGGAACGCATCGACCTCTTCCCCGACGCGGAGCGCAACCGCGACCTGTACCTGTGGGTCGCCGCCCTGGCGGCGCTGGACCGCACGGCGGAGGGGCCGTCGGGCTGGGAGCGCGGACCCTGGCTGACCGCCCGGGCGCTGGCGCGCCTGCCCGGGATGCGGGCGCGCTACGCCCGCCTGGCGGAGGCCTACCTGCCGCTGCGCCCCGACCCAAAGCGCCTACCCGCGGACGAGGCGGCCGCCGAGCGGGCCGTCCGGGAGGCCCTGATCGACCCACGCCAGCCCTTGGCCCTCCCCGCCGCCCGGCGCCCGCCCTACCCCGTGGCCCTCTGGCTGCACCCGCACCCGCCCCGCTGGGACGAGCCGCGGGCGCCCGCGGGGGACGACGGCGAGCCGGCGGACCCGGAGGGCGAGGGCGAGACCCGGGCCCTGGAGGACCGCCGGCGGCGCCGGGGCCAGCAGGTGGCCATGCCCGAGCGGAACAGCGGGCTGCTCCTGTTCCCCTTCGACAGCATCCTGAGCTGGTCCGAGTACCTGAACGTGGACCGCCCCACCGAGGAGGACGAGGACCTGGACAACGCCGCGTCGGCGGCCGACGACCTGGATCTGCTCTCCCTGGCCCGGGACAACCGCCGCTCCGCCTCTCGGCTGCGCTTCGACCTCGATCTGCCGAGCGCGGCCAACGACGACACCCCCCTGGGCTCGGGCATCCTCCTGCCGGAATGGGACTACCGGCGGGGGACCCACCGGCCCGATCACTGCCGGCTGCAGCCCATGGTGGCGCTGGAGGCCGAGCCCACCCCGTTGCCCCACCACCTGCACCGGACCGCCCGACGGCTGCGGGCCCAGTTCCAGCAGCTGAACCCCGTGCGCACCTGGCGCAAGGCCCAGCCCGACGGCACGGAGATCGACCTCGACGCCTACGAGCGTTTCGCCGCCGAACGCGCAGCCGGACAGGCCAGCGGCGAGCCCGCCCTGTATCAGGACCTGCGCGGCGGCGACCGGCGGCTGGCCTGTCTGCTGCTCGCCGACCTCTCCCTGTCCACCGATACCTGGGTGAACAGCGAGGCCCGGGTCATCGACGTCATCCGCGACAGCCTGTTCCTCTTCGCCGAGTCCCTGGCCGCCACCGGCGATGCCTTCGCCCTGTACGGGTTCTCGTCGCGCAAGCGCGAGCACGTGCGCTTCCACGTCCTGAAGGAGTTCGGGGAGCGGTACGGGGAGGGGGTGCGCGGCCGGCTGGCCGCCATCAAGCCGGGGTTCTACACGCGCATGGGCACGGCCCTGCGGCAGGCCACGCACCTGCTGGGGAAGCGCAGCGCCGAGCAGCGTTTGTTGCTGCTGCTCACCGACGGCAAGCCCAACGACATGGACCAGTACGAGGCCCGCTACGGGGTGGAGGACACCCGGATGGCGGTGCGGGAAGCGCGGGAGGCGGGCCTGCAGCCCTTCTGCGTGACCATCGACCGCGACGCCGAGGACTACCTGCCCCACCTGTTCGGCAGCCAGGGGTTCGTGGTGATCCGCACGCCGGAGGAGCTGCCCCGCCGGCTGCCGCAGCTCTACGCCCAGCTCACGCAGTAG
- a CDS encoding RDD family protein, translating into MPTAPSLDSRVSLLRRLGAALYDALICLGLILGAGILFTLLMGGTTEELRGPGPAGRALLLTTWVLLPLGYFLLSWTRGGQTIGMRAWKIRIVTEDGEPVPPDRALVRFLAALPSWLAAGLGVLWSLADPQGRTWHGRLSGTRLQRLPKDAQRAR; encoded by the coding sequence ATGCCCACCGCGCCCAGCCTCGACTCCCGCGTGTCCCTGCTGCGCCGCCTGGGGGCCGCCCTGTACGACGCCCTCATCTGCCTCGGCCTGATCCTCGGGGCCGGCATCCTGTTCACCCTGCTCATGGGGGGAACCACCGAGGAGCTGCGCGGCCCCGGACCCGCCGGCCGGGCGCTGCTGCTCACTACCTGGGTCCTTCTGCCTCTGGGCTACTTCCTGCTCTCCTGGACCCGGGGCGGCCAGACCATCGGGATGCGGGCCTGGAAGATCCGCATAGTAACCGAGGACGGAGAGCCCGTGCCCCCGGACCGCGCCCTGGTGCGCTTCCTGGCTGCCCTGCCCTCCTGGCTGGCCGCCGGGCTGGGAGTCCTGTGGTCCCTGGCGGACCCGCAGGGCCGCACCTGGCACGGCCGCCTCTCGGGAACCCGCCTGCAGCGCCTGCCCAAGGACGCTCAGCGCGCCCGATAG
- the smc gene encoding chromosome segregation protein SMC gives MKLRRIKLSGFKSFVDPTTIPLPSHITSVVGPNGCGKSNIVDAVRWVLGEGSAKHLRGGHMTDFIFNGSDNRAPVSRAVAELVFDNREGVLGGPYAAYDEISVKRAVDRDGNSEYYLNGSRCRRKDITDLFLGTGLGPRAYAIIEQGMISRTVEARPEERRFMLEEAAGVTRYKERRKETVRRIEQTRENLDRVEDLRGELADRLEKLGEQAEVAKRYKALKQEQREVDHQLLGARYRDQQRALETKQGEVRHLETQLEEARSRVTEAEAEAERQRVAYEEANEAVNEAQGRYYARESEIAALEREQDHARQERQRLEEERDAAGGEIAELEERLAEHRTRIEESAGEQEGLNEEVERLTERHEQAAETLEAARERLRAAEEAEQQAREAVQGPAQEARLQEERVQQAERRLEAIGERKATREGERDELERQAGEVDTESAETERARAEERRDGLREALEAVETALRDRERERDDAAEAVSERRHERERTAAQLESLRALERRGEDLDAASRELLERVDHDRERLLGGRLRVEPGWETAVEEVLAERLNALVAQGAEWEELLDWMREREGGRFPAVRPTAEGGGVEAAGTLLDRVECEAGLRPVVADWLAGVHAAEDLDSALARSGDLPPGAYFVTPAGDRVGRDWVVVHRGERDASTSWLQRRREIEGLEERLATEEARVTEAEEGLEAAKGAHEETRERLEAARAELEQAEEAVREAREVESRQRAEADRLAERRTHLNEELAQLAEEAESERLAREEATEAAATAREQERELGGNLEEVQRQRNEAQAAAAEAETREREAREELGQVRSRLQSLEAARAEAERHTQWATEELDKRRRRLEELEERLAERGAPAEEVQERLEAALEARAEAERELAERRKVAEEAQGALSRAQEARTEAEAEVERRRNALEEERQNLNKVEVRLEEAEARIQEAGTTPRDCLAALADDADAKALERRRGELQKAIDALGTVNLAAIEEHEEVEQRKAHLDEQAADLEEALQTLESAIQRIDAETRNRFRETFEAVDANFRTLFPRLFGGGRAYLAMTDEDPLETGVDVMAQPPGKKVASINLLSGGEKALTAVALTFAMFQLNPAPFCVLDEVDAPLDDANVGRYGDLLREMSETTQFIVISHNKITMQASDQLVGITMAEPGVSRMVSVSVEEGAELAQA, from the coding sequence ATGAAGCTGCGGCGCATCAAGCTATCGGGCTTCAAGTCCTTCGTGGACCCCACCACCATCCCCCTGCCGTCCCACATCACCTCCGTGGTGGGGCCCAACGGCTGCGGGAAATCCAACATCGTCGACGCCGTGCGCTGGGTCCTTGGCGAAGGCTCCGCCAAGCACCTGCGCGGCGGCCACATGACCGATTTCATCTTCAACGGCTCCGACAACCGGGCCCCGGTGAGCCGGGCCGTGGCGGAGCTGGTCTTCGATAACCGCGAGGGGGTCCTGGGTGGGCCCTACGCCGCCTACGACGAGATCAGCGTCAAGCGGGCGGTGGACCGGGACGGCAACTCCGAGTACTACCTCAACGGCAGCCGCTGCCGGCGCAAGGACATCACCGACCTGTTCCTGGGCACGGGCCTGGGGCCGCGGGCCTACGCCATCATCGAGCAGGGCATGATCTCCCGCACCGTGGAGGCCCGTCCCGAGGAGCGCCGCTTCATGCTCGAGGAGGCCGCCGGCGTTACCCGCTACAAGGAGCGCCGCAAGGAGACCGTGCGGCGCATCGAGCAGACCCGCGAGAACCTGGACCGCGTGGAGGACCTGCGCGGCGAGCTGGCCGACCGCCTGGAGAAGCTCGGCGAGCAGGCCGAGGTGGCCAAGCGGTACAAGGCCCTGAAGCAGGAGCAGCGCGAGGTGGACCACCAGCTCCTGGGCGCCCGCTACCGGGACCAGCAGCGGGCCCTGGAGACCAAGCAGGGCGAGGTGCGCCACCTGGAAACCCAGCTGGAGGAAGCCCGCAGCCGGGTTACCGAGGCCGAAGCCGAGGCGGAGCGCCAGCGGGTGGCCTATGAGGAGGCCAACGAGGCGGTGAACGAGGCCCAGGGCCGCTACTACGCCCGCGAGTCGGAGATCGCCGCCCTGGAGCGGGAGCAGGACCACGCCCGCCAGGAGCGCCAGCGCCTGGAGGAGGAGCGCGACGCCGCCGGCGGGGAGATCGCTGAGCTGGAGGAGCGCCTCGCCGAGCACCGCACGCGCATCGAGGAATCGGCCGGAGAGCAGGAGGGGCTCAACGAGGAGGTGGAGCGCCTGACCGAGCGCCACGAGCAGGCCGCCGAGACCCTGGAGGCGGCCCGGGAGCGCCTGCGCGCCGCGGAGGAGGCCGAACAGCAGGCCCGCGAGGCGGTCCAGGGCCCCGCCCAGGAGGCGCGCCTCCAGGAGGAGCGGGTCCAGCAGGCGGAGCGGCGCCTGGAGGCCATCGGCGAGCGCAAGGCCACCCGGGAGGGGGAGCGGGACGAGCTGGAGCGCCAGGCGGGAGAGGTGGACACGGAGAGCGCGGAGACCGAGCGCGCGAGAGCCGAGGAGCGGCGTGACGGCCTCCGCGAGGCGCTGGAGGCCGTCGAGACGGCCCTGCGGGACCGGGAGCGGGAGCGCGACGATGCCGCCGAGGCGGTCAGCGAGCGGCGCCACGAACGCGAGCGGACCGCCGCGCAGCTGGAGTCCCTCCGGGCCCTGGAGCGCCGCGGCGAGGACCTGGATGCCGCGTCCCGGGAGCTGCTGGAGCGCGTGGACCACGACCGGGAGCGGCTGCTCGGCGGCCGCCTGCGAGTGGAGCCGGGCTGGGAGACCGCCGTGGAGGAGGTCCTGGCCGAGCGCCTGAACGCCTTGGTGGCGCAGGGCGCGGAATGGGAGGAGCTCCTGGACTGGATGCGGGAGCGGGAGGGCGGCCGGTTCCCGGCGGTGCGACCCACGGCGGAGGGGGGCGGCGTCGAGGCCGCCGGAACCCTGCTGGACCGGGTGGAATGCGAGGCCGGCCTGCGTCCGGTGGTGGCGGACTGGCTGGCCGGTGTGCACGCCGCCGAGGACCTGGATTCGGCTCTGGCGCGATCCGGGGACCTGCCCCCGGGGGCCTACTTCGTCACCCCCGCCGGCGATCGGGTGGGGCGCGACTGGGTGGTGGTCCACCGCGGCGAGCGCGACGCCAGCACTTCCTGGCTGCAGCGTCGCCGGGAGATCGAGGGCCTGGAGGAGCGCCTGGCAACCGAGGAGGCCCGGGTCACCGAGGCGGAGGAGGGCCTGGAGGCGGCGAAGGGGGCCCACGAGGAGACCCGCGAGCGCCTGGAGGCGGCGCGCGCCGAGCTGGAGCAGGCGGAGGAGGCCGTCCGCGAGGCCCGAGAGGTGGAGAGCCGCCAGCGGGCCGAGGCTGACCGCCTTGCCGAGCGGCGCACGCACCTGAACGAGGAGCTGGCCCAGCTCGCCGAGGAGGCGGAGAGCGAGCGGCTGGCCCGGGAGGAGGCCACCGAGGCCGCCGCCACCGCCCGCGAGCAGGAGCGGGAACTGGGTGGCAACCTGGAGGAGGTGCAGCGGCAGCGCAACGAGGCCCAGGCCGCCGCGGCCGAGGCCGAGACCCGGGAGCGGGAGGCCCGCGAGGAACTGGGCCAGGTCCGCTCCCGCCTGCAGAGCCTGGAGGCGGCGCGCGCCGAGGCGGAGCGCCACACCCAGTGGGCCACCGAGGAGCTGGACAAGCGGCGTCGGCGCCTTGAGGAGCTGGAGGAACGCCTGGCGGAGCGCGGCGCGCCCGCCGAGGAGGTGCAGGAGCGCCTGGAGGCGGCCCTCGAGGCGCGCGCCGAGGCGGAGCGGGAGCTAGCCGAGCGGCGGAAGGTGGCCGAGGAGGCGCAGGGGGCCCTGAGCCGCGCCCAGGAGGCCCGCACCGAGGCGGAGGCCGAGGTGGAGCGGCGGCGCAACGCCCTGGAGGAGGAGCGCCAGAACCTCAACAAGGTCGAGGTGCGCCTGGAGGAGGCCGAGGCCCGCATCCAGGAGGCGGGCACCACGCCGCGGGACTGCCTGGCCGCGCTGGCGGACGACGCCGACGCCAAGGCCCTGGAGCGGCGCCGCGGCGAGCTGCAGAAGGCCATCGACGCCCTGGGCACGGTCAACCTGGCCGCCATCGAGGAGCACGAGGAGGTGGAGCAGCGCAAGGCCCACCTGGACGAGCAGGCCGCCGACCTGGAGGAGGCCCTGCAGACCCTGGAGAGCGCCATCCAGCGCATCGACGCGGAGACGCGGAACCGCTTCCGGGAGACCTTCGAGGCCGTGGACGCCAACTTCCGCACCCTGTTCCCCCGCCTGTTCGGGGGCGGGCGCGCCTACCTGGCCATGACCGACGAGGATCCCCTGGAGACCGGCGTGGACGTCATGGCCCAGCCCCCGGGCAAGAAGGTGGCCTCCATCAACCTGCTCTCCGGCGGCGAGAAGGCCCTGACGGCGGTGGCCCTCACCTTCGCCATGTTCCAGCTGAACCCGGCGCCCTTCTGCGTCCTCGACGAGGTGGACGCCCCGCTCGACGACGCCAATGTGGGCCGCTACGGCGACCTGCTGCGGGAGATGTCGGAGACCACCCAGTTCATCGTCATCTCCCACAACAAGATCACCATGCAGGCCTCCGACCAGCTGGTGGGCATCACCATGGCCGAGCCGGGCGTGAGCCGCATGGTGTCCGTGTCGGTGGAGGAGGGCGCGGAGCTGGCCCAGGCCTGA
- a CDS encoding CbbQ/NirQ/NorQ/GpvN family protein: MATQAFAAATPDTPFYRPQGRETEVFRHAHRNQLPVLIKGPTGCGKTRFVEHMAAELGRPLYTVACHDDLSAADLVGRHLIGDGATYWSDGPLTRAVREGGICYLDEVVEARKDTTVVLHPLSDDRRILPIDRTGETLQAPPEFMLVVSYNPGYQNLLKGMKTSTRQRFVGLRFNFPEPAAERDIVVTETGLDAERADQLVELANRMRRLEDHDIEEAASTRLVVHAATLIRDGFDPVAACENALVEPLSDDTETLDGLMEVVHAVLGD; encoded by the coding sequence ATGGCTACGCAAGCCTTCGCCGCTGCCACCCCGGACACCCCCTTCTACCGCCCCCAGGGGCGGGAGACGGAGGTGTTCCGGCACGCCCACCGCAACCAGCTCCCGGTGCTCATCAAGGGACCCACGGGCTGCGGCAAGACCCGTTTCGTGGAGCACATGGCCGCGGAGCTGGGACGGCCCCTGTACACCGTGGCCTGCCACGACGATCTGTCCGCGGCCGACCTAGTGGGCCGCCACCTGATCGGCGACGGTGCCACCTACTGGTCGGACGGCCCCCTGACCCGCGCAGTCCGCGAGGGCGGGATCTGCTACCTGGACGAGGTCGTGGAGGCCCGCAAGGACACCACCGTGGTCCTCCACCCCCTCTCCGACGACCGCCGCATCCTGCCCATCGACCGCACCGGCGAGACCCTGCAGGCCCCTCCGGAGTTCATGCTGGTGGTGTCCTACAATCCCGGCTACCAGAACCTGCTGAAGGGCATGAAGACCAGCACCCGCCAGCGGTTCGTGGGGCTGCGCTTCAACTTCCCCGAGCCCGCCGCCGAGCGCGACATCGTGGTCACCGAGACCGGCCTGGACGCCGAGAGGGCCGACCAGCTGGTGGAACTGGCCAACCGCATGCGCCGCCTGGAGGACCACGACATCGAGGAGGCCGCCTCAACCCGCCTGGTGGTCCACGCCGCCACCCTGATCCGCGACGGCTTCGACCCGGTGGCCGCCTGCGAGAACGCGCTGGTGGAGCCCCTAAGCGACGACACCGAGACCCTGGATGGCCTGATGGAGGTGGTGCATGCAGTCCTCGGCGACTGA
- a CDS encoding 4Fe-4S binding protein: MGALQDRRRLTRLGFFALFVLAPPLDLFRIDLTLGHAILFGQDWTLGLGPFVAGEASALEAGWNLFWRFFLPVFGGAALFLLVAWRWGRLYCGWLCPHFSVVETVNGLMERSIGRPSLWEPKPLPARRADGGLRRSDRRLWPVTLLAAAGFALLWAVVLLTYLLPPATVYGNLVTAELTRNQALFIGVATTLFLIDFLAARHFFCRYGCAVGLFQSLVWLANRRAMVVGFDRARAADCASCNAACDNACPMRLKPRTIKRHMFACTQCAQCITACETVQANNPEGSLLRWVDGECALDVSAHDFGHRPEVPPDCFRADRTAEGPRIVYED, encoded by the coding sequence ATGGGCGCGCTACAGGACCGCAGGCGGCTGACGCGGCTGGGCTTCTTCGCCCTGTTCGTACTGGCCCCGCCACTGGACCTCTTCCGCATCGACCTGACCCTGGGCCACGCCATCCTGTTCGGCCAGGACTGGACCCTCGGGCTGGGCCCCTTCGTGGCGGGCGAGGCGAGCGCCCTGGAGGCGGGCTGGAACCTGTTCTGGCGGTTCTTCCTCCCGGTGTTCGGCGGGGCCGCCCTGTTCCTGCTCGTGGCTTGGCGGTGGGGCCGCCTGTACTGCGGCTGGCTGTGCCCGCACTTCTCGGTGGTGGAGACCGTCAACGGCCTCATGGAGCGCAGCATCGGCCGGCCCTCCCTCTGGGAGCCCAAGCCCCTGCCCGCGCGCCGGGCCGACGGCGGCCTGCGCCGGAGCGACCGCCGATTGTGGCCCGTGACCCTGCTGGCCGCCGCCGGCTTCGCCCTGCTGTGGGCCGTGGTGCTGCTCACCTACCTGCTGCCCCCGGCCACGGTCTACGGCAACCTGGTCACCGCGGAGCTCACCCGGAACCAGGCCCTCTTTATCGGGGTGGCCACCACCCTGTTCCTGATCGATTTCCTCGCCGCGCGCCACTTCTTCTGCCGCTACGGCTGCGCGGTGGGCCTGTTCCAGAGCCTGGTGTGGCTGGCCAACCGCCGGGCCATGGTGGTGGGCTTCGACCGCGCGCGGGCAGCGGACTGCGCCTCGTGCAACGCCGCCTGCGACAACGCCTGCCCCATGCGGCTGAAGCCCCGCACCATCAAACGCCACATGTTCGCCTGCACCCAATGCGCCCAGTGCATCACTGCCTGCGAGACCGTCCAGGCGAACAATCCGGAGGGATCCCTGCTGCGCTGGGTGGACGGGGAATGCGCCCTGGACGTCTCCGCCCACGACTTCGGCCACCGCCCCGAGGTACCCCCGGACTGCTTCCGCGCGGACCGGACCGCCGAGGGCCCGCGCATCGTCTACGAAGACTGA
- a CDS encoding metallopeptidase family protein, producing the protein MGTKSDDMDGFAEQVETAITELPPEFRGAVENVAILVEEEADPETSREMELGHPLELLGLYRGLPLPERGSHYAGAEPDQVFLYRRAILLYSRDHGLEVADCVRNTLIHELGHYLGYDDDDLHRIEYGEPPEGGPD; encoded by the coding sequence ATGGGTACGAAGAGCGACGACATGGACGGGTTCGCCGAGCAGGTGGAGACGGCCATCACGGAGCTGCCGCCGGAATTCCGGGGGGCGGTGGAGAACGTGGCCATCCTGGTGGAGGAGGAGGCCGACCCGGAAACCAGCCGGGAGATGGAGCTCGGCCATCCGCTGGAACTGCTGGGCCTGTACCGCGGGCTGCCCCTGCCGGAGCGGGGCAGCCACTACGCCGGCGCCGAGCCCGACCAGGTCTTCCTCTATCGGCGGGCCATCCTGTTGTATTCGCGGGATCACGGGCTGGAGGTGGCCGACTGCGTGCGCAACACCCTGATCCACGAGCTCGGCCACTACCTGGGCTACGACGACGACGATCTGCACCGCATCGAATACGGCGAGCCCCCGGAAGGGGGCCCGGATTGA
- the lptG gene encoding LPS export ABC transporter permease LptG — protein sequence MKTVDRFLLVGFFGRTGLMLFLLTGIYLLSETLNYSGKLGEGGFGVVELLVYLAMRVPGILVEMAPFGVLLGTLVLLSELARNAELTALRAGGMSLPRVARPLLLGGAVVAAVTFVLNDSVAGQLTYMADRYVDEQVKGSRQGRWLPGGGVWFQDGRWVVSASRVARSGQELRRVRIFQRDEGGMLETMVEARTMVHEDGGWRLHQARGVSTEELAPRLQEAGVMPFRIQPSVLADLGKTPERMPFTDLWAYVGDLRDQGQPVRGLAFSLWQKITMPLAALVMVLVATPFVTVNTRGGGRVGRLLAGIALGFAFHASNVLTGQLSAAGALPAVVAAWLPVAVFGLAGGVLLYRAR from the coding sequence ATGAAGACCGTAGACCGCTTCCTCCTGGTCGGTTTCTTCGGCCGCACCGGGCTGATGCTGTTCCTTCTCACGGGCATCTATCTGCTCTCGGAGACCCTGAACTACAGCGGCAAGCTGGGCGAGGGCGGGTTCGGGGTGGTGGAGCTACTCGTCTACCTGGCCATGCGGGTGCCGGGGATCCTGGTGGAGATGGCCCCCTTCGGGGTGCTCCTGGGGACGCTGGTACTGCTCAGCGAGCTGGCGCGCAACGCCGAGCTCACCGCCCTCCGGGCCGGTGGCATGAGCCTGCCCCGGGTGGCCCGCCCCCTGCTGCTGGGGGGTGCGGTGGTGGCGGCGGTGACCTTCGTGCTGAACGACAGCGTGGCGGGTCAGCTTACCTACATGGCCGACCGCTACGTGGACGAGCAGGTGAAGGGCTCCCGGCAGGGGCGTTGGCTCCCCGGGGGTGGGGTCTGGTTCCAGGACGGCCGCTGGGTGGTCTCCGCCTCCCGGGTGGCCCGGTCCGGGCAGGAGCTGCGCCGGGTGCGGATCTTCCAGCGCGACGAGGGCGGCATGCTCGAGACCATGGTGGAGGCCCGGACCATGGTGCACGAGGACGGCGGCTGGCGGCTGCACCAGGCCCGGGGCGTCTCCACGGAGGAGCTCGCCCCGAGGCTGCAAGAGGCGGGGGTGATGCCCTTCCGCATCCAGCCCTCGGTGCTTGCCGATCTCGGCAAGACCCCGGAGCGCATGCCGTTCACGGACCTCTGGGCCTACGTGGGCGATCTGAGGGATCAGGGCCAGCCGGTGCGGGGGCTCGCCTTCAGCCTGTGGCAGAAGATCACCATGCCCCTGGCCGCTTTGGTTATGGTGCTGGTGGCCACCCCCTTCGTGACCGTGAACACGCGGGGCGGCGGCCGGGTGGGCCGGCTGCTGGCGGGCATCGCCCTGGGGTTCGCCTTCCACGCCAGCAACGTGCTCACCGGCCAGCTCAGCGCGGCCGGTGCCCTGCCCGCCGTGGTGGCGGCCTGGCTGCCGGTGGCCGTCTTCGGCCTGGCCGGCGGGGTGCTGCTCTATCGGGCGCGCTGA
- a CDS encoding cytochrome C oxidase subunit IV family protein encodes MNRFARSTVPEPAATATWLLLLALTGATYAIGEFGVEGPVLIFGALGIALLKGRLIAWRYMELARVRPLWRLVLGAWLAAVGGLIATAFLLAGS; translated from the coding sequence ATGAACCGATTCGCCCGTTCCACCGTCCCGGAGCCCGCCGCCACCGCCACCTGGCTGCTCCTGCTGGCCCTAACCGGGGCCACCTACGCCATCGGCGAGTTCGGTGTCGAGGGCCCGGTCCTGATCTTCGGCGCCCTGGGGATCGCCCTGCTCAAGGGGCGCCTGATCGCCTGGCGCTACATGGAGCTCGCCCGCGTGCGGCCGCTCTGGCGCCTGGTGCTCGGCGCCTGGCTGGCGGCCGTGGGCGGGCTGATCGCCACCGCCTTCCTACTGGCCGGAAGCTGA
- the lptF gene encoding LPS export ABC transporter permease LptF — protein sequence MKVLHRYVGLEVVGRAVLILALVTFLMLLAKGLDFLKDMAQGELPGEAILALLGLAVPKILSLALPLALFFGLLTTISRLCMDSEMDALGAAGVGLYNLLPLVVVIALVGAVLESALTLWAEPAGEARLERATAEFQRQALTSLVRPAEFNEFPGGRVLYFDHRGQDGHMRPVFFHDGDAEPAATITAKRGELRYQEDGRVEAVFRDGLRFQASLAGEGYGRVMHFERYRVRKSLAEVETGDLDREAMPTPALLTASREGEDAIPNRTELFRRLALPLSLPILLLLALPLGVENRRQGRSFGVLWGAMLVLAYHNGLIVVEEWAGRGEVPPHWLLWAMPVPALLLALHMLRQRVHSRPLLPSPGGLLPGRRRAGKDAP from the coding sequence ATGAAGGTGCTCCACCGCTACGTGGGGCTGGAGGTGGTGGGGCGGGCCGTCCTGATCCTCGCCCTGGTGACCTTCCTGATGTTGCTGGCCAAGGGCCTGGATTTCCTGAAGGACATGGCCCAGGGGGAGCTCCCCGGAGAGGCCATCCTGGCCCTGCTGGGGCTGGCGGTGCCCAAGATCCTGAGCCTGGCCCTGCCGCTGGCCCTCTTCTTCGGTCTCCTGACCACCATCTCCCGGTTGTGTATGGACAGCGAGATGGACGCCCTGGGTGCGGCGGGGGTGGGTCTGTACAACCTGCTGCCCCTCGTGGTGGTCATCGCCCTGGTCGGCGCCGTGCTGGAATCGGCGTTGACCCTGTGGGCCGAGCCGGCCGGGGAGGCCCGTCTGGAGCGGGCCACCGCCGAGTTCCAGCGTCAGGCCCTGACCAGCCTGGTGCGGCCCGCGGAGTTCAATGAGTTCCCCGGGGGCCGCGTGCTCTACTTCGATCACCGTGGGCAGGACGGCCACATGCGGCCGGTGTTCTTCCACGACGGCGATGCCGAGCCCGCCGCCACGATCACGGCCAAGCGGGGAGAGCTCCGCTATCAGGAGGACGGCCGGGTGGAGGCCGTCTTCCGCGACGGGCTGCGCTTCCAGGCCAGTCTTGCGGGGGAGGGCTACGGCCGGGTCATGCATTTCGAGCGCTACCGGGTGCGCAAGTCGCTGGCCGAGGTGGAGACCGGGGACCTGGACCGGGAGGCCATGCCGACCCCGGCGCTGCTCACCGCCTCCCGGGAGGGAGAGGACGCCATCCCCAACCGCACCGAACTGTTCCGGCGCCTGGCGCTTCCGCTCAGCCTGCCCATTCTCCTGCTGCTGGCCCTGCCCCTTGGGGTGGAGAACCGCCGGCAGGGACGCTCCTTCGGCGTGCTCTGGGGAGCCATGCTGGTGCTCGCCTACCACAACGGCCTGATCGTCGTTGAGGAGTGGGCGGGCCGGGGCGAGGTGCCGCCCCACTGGCTGCTCTGGGCTATGCCGGTGCCGGCCCTCCTCCTGGCGCTCCACATGCTTCGGCAGCGGGTCCATTCCCGTCCGCTGCTGCCCTCGCCGGGCGGGCTGCTGCCCGGGCGTCGGCGGGCCGGGAAGGACGCCCCATGA